ACCTGGAGTTCAGTTTACAGAAGCGGGAAGAGCTAATGGAACAAGTCAAACACTTGATGGTGAATATGATGGCTACGCCGAATGTGTAAAAACAGGATTTGATCCAAAGGTTGTAACGATGAAGGAATTAATGGGGTATTTTTTTGAAATTATTGACCCCTACAGTTTGAATAAACAAGGACAGGATGTTGGTGAGAAATACAGAACAGGAGTATATAGTGAAAAGCCTGAACACTTAATAGAGGCGAAGGCGTTTATTAGTGAGAGAAATGATCATGACCTTATAGTTGTTGAAGTATTACCACTTACAAACTATGTGAGAAGTGCAGAAGAACATCAAGATCGGTTAGCTAGATGTCCAAATGATTATTGTCATATTCCAGAAGAAATATTAAGTAGATATAAGTAAGGGTGGATATAAAAAGATGGTGTATAGACTCTACATCTAACAAGGGGAAAAGAAGTTTAATCATTTTCAACACTCGGGTGCGTTTATCTCACAATGCGTCTTTTTGTTTAGGTAGTTAATGTATAAGCGGGGCTTTCTTATTGTACAAATGAAGCAGGTTTATTAAAGAAGAATAATTCCTCGATTAAATAATGATAATATGGTTAATATTGTTGTTTTTTTAAAAACGAGGTGTTCCTCTTGGTGAAGATATTTATAGTGACAGTTATATTAGTTCTTTTAGTTGCCCTAAAAATGCCTAGAAAAAGAACTAGGCACGAGTTACTAGCTACAATACAGTTTGCATTGTTAATGAATTTTGTAACTGATCTGTATCTTGATTTAAAGTACAAACTTTACTGGTATTTTGATAAAGAACAAATAGAGTGGTTGTACCTAGCTGTAGCCGTTGGTGAGATTGCTGTACTGGTTATTGTTTTTAATTATTTTCCCCTGAAATCTAATGCCATTAAGAGATTTATATATATCTTAGGATGGACATGCATTCTTGTATTACTTGAATTGTATGCAGTTTATATTAGAGTTTTACATTATGGTGAATGGAATATATTATATTCGGCGGTGGTTTACTTTATTTCACTGTACATCCTTTATTTCGTGTTAGAATACACGGCGGATAGAAGAGAAACTCAATAATAAACTCGCAATTTCTTCTTGAACTAAACGAGGGCAATAGCAGAAGATCAAGGCTGTCAAATTGATGGCCTTTTCTTATGCAGCTAACGGTGCAGTTTAGTTCAATAAGAAGTGGTAAAATCTTATATAAAGCAATGTTAGATAGGGGTAAGGCGGTGGAGAAATTAAACAAAGAACTACTTATTTCAGAGATAAGGGAGTTAGGATATAGTATCTCTTCAATTGAAGAATTGAAGAAAATAGATAATAAAAATAAAGATGTCATTCCGATTATTCTAAGGCACTTATCGCAAATTACCGACCTTAATCATAAGGAGTTCTTGGTAAGATGCCTGGGAGTAAAGGGGTTCAATACTGCCTCTAATCCGTTAATCAATGAATTTAAAAACTCGTCTAACAACACATATAAATGGGCAATTGGTAATTCATTATCGTTAATTCTCGATAAAAGTTCATTAAATGACCTTCTGGAGATGCAACAGATAAGAAACACGGTACGGCAAGGCAAATGATTGTTGATGGACTAGGCAAATATAAAGACAAAAGGGTAATTCCTGTTTTGGTGGGGCTATTAGAGGATAAAGATGTCCAAGGACACGCACTCTCAGCTCTTTCAAAATTTAAAGACCCTGAGTTGATAACCTATATTAAGCCATTCGTTAATCACGAAATTACTTGGATTAGAAATACTGCTAAAAGGGCAATATCAAAATTTGAGAAATTAAGCAATGAATAAATAATCCTTATTCAGCTAACGGAGAGATTATGTAAAATAAGGATTGTATATATTAGATGCGAAAACATCATAAAACAAAAAAATGGCGTGCCAAAACTGATGTCAGTTTTACACGCCATTTTCATTGTCATTTATATAAAAATATACACCTAAATCAAAACATTTACGCTGCTTCCGACTCTTTGGAGTGAACTTGTTTCATAAATTCGTTCACATCAGATGGTACTTTGCGGTCGAGCTTTGAAACGATGTAGACGGACAGGAATCCGATTGGCACAGTGATGATTCCAGGTACGTTGAACTGCAGGAACTCTGGCAGTGTCGTCTTGAAGAAGATCATGTACATGGAAGAGACGAGACCGAGTACCAGACCGGCGATTGCTCCTTTTTCCGTCATTCCTCTCCACCAGATCCCAAGGATGAAGATTGGTGTGAATGTACTTGCCGCCACGGTGAATGCGAGGGCGACCAGGTGGCCGATGGATGCTTCTTTTACCATCAGGCCAAGGATTCCGTATAAAACCCCGAGCACGATGATAGAGGCTTTACCAGCGATGACGCGCTCTTTTTCAGTAATGTTTTTACGGAAGAAGGTTGCGTACAAATCATGTGCAAGGGCACCGGAGCTTGCGATGAACAGCCCGGAAAGATTCGAGAACACGGCTGCGAATGCACCGGCGATGACAAGGCCCAGCAGCCATTCCCCGCCAAGGGCCTGTGCTGTTGACGGGACAACCATGTTATTTCCGCCAGCAAACAGGTCTTTCATGACAGCCGGATCAGCATCGCCAGTCAAGAAGATTGAGCGTCCTACTACTCCAAGGTAAACAGCGAACAAGAAGAACGCACTCGCGATTCCAATGGCCATAAGAGCGGATCTGCGCGCAGCTTTTGCGCTTGGATTTGTGTAGAAGCGCAACAGGATGTGCGGAAGTCCGATGGTACCAAGTGAAAGTCCGATTGTCATTGAAATCGTCTGCCAGAATGACGGGAAGTAGTTGCCTGTTCCTGTCCAGACAGAACCGTCGAACGGAATATCTTTTCCATCAGACGTGAAGCTTGCTGTACCTGTGATCGTACCTTTGAACTCATTGATTGATGCCAGGATATCCTGATAATGAAGTCCGCCCCAGATGGCTGCACCAACCATGAGGAGGAACGCGCCAAGACGAATCCATAATTCCAAGGCCTGGTTAAGGGTAGTTCCCTTCATGCCGCCGATTCCCACATAGAAAATCATGACGGAACAGGTGAAAATGATTCCAAATTCGTAGCTTGTGCCAAAAAACATGCTTAGAATCTGCGCAGCACCAAGCAGCTGAGGGGCTGCATAAAAGCCGGAAATAGCAAGTACGACAGCGACGGCTGCCAGGCGGGCGCGCCGGCTGTGGAAGCGGTAGGCCAAAAAGTCAGCAACTGTATAGGCTCCAAAACGGCGAAGCGGTCCAGCAACGAAAATCGCCAATAGTGTCAAGCCGATTGAGAAGCAAAAGGCATAGTATGCACCGTCATAGCCGAGCTGGTAGGTCAGGCCGGCAATTCCCAGGAAGGTGGCTGCGCTCAAATAATCGCCGCCAATCGCCGAGCCGTTGGTGAACCAGCCGAAGCTGCGGCCTCCTACGAAATAGTCGGAAGCAGTCGCGCTTCTTTTAGTCAGATAGGTGATATACACAATGGTTCCCATCAGGATCAATGTTAACAGGAATTTCGGCTCAAGGAATGTAGACATCAGCCAATCCTCCTTCCATCAGCAGGAGCTGATGTTTGCTCTGCGTCATTTTTCTTCAGACGCTTTTCATATAAAGTCGTATGGATGAGGGCTATGACGAAGGCCATTGCCATTGCGACAATACTGGTGAAAAACCAGCTGTAAGTCATGCCGCCCCACATGCGGGAGAACATGAACTCTCCTGCATACCAATTCAAAATAGGAATGGAAAGAATGAAAACATAATAAAAGAGCGTTAGTTTAATGCCTGTACTGAATTCACTTTTCATGATTTGCTTTGTTTCTGGATCAAGCGGTTCAAGCTCGCTGACGTCAATTGTATCAGCCGCTACATAATTATACTCCCGATACTCCCCTGCCAAATCTGATTCCCCCTAGTTAAAATTTTGGCCTAACCCGTTATCAAGATTTCCCTCCTTTAGGCAAGCCATGATATGATTAAATTGATTGTACGATAGAGAATTGTCCAATACCTTACAATAAATTATCAGAAATATACAAATATTTAATATAATTTAAGTTTTTATTCACTCAGGTGAATAAGACAAGGGGGTGGTAAGGTTGCATTCAATTTGGCTTGGTGTTGAAGATGAAGGGGAGTATGGGAAGCTGGCTGCATGGATACTGGAAGAGTGCCAGGAGAATTGTAAGCTAGTAGGCGAAGAGAATGATATACATATCGCGATCATTGAAGTGAATAAATGGCATGATTGGGTAAAAATACATCGGTTCCGCAAACGGAGTAAAAGTTGCCGGATCATTCCGCTGCTGGACCCATCACTTTTGCATACCTCTCCGCTGGCAATCGAATTCAAGCTGACCTACCTGCTTGTAAAATCGGTGAAACAACGAATCTTTTTACGTACCTTAAAGCGAGCGGTCGAAGAGATTGAAAGTGAGAATACCAGATTCGCAGAAACCGAGGAAGTATTTCATCATTTCCATTCAGAGCAGGCGCTCGGGCGTAATGCCTTGCCTTTTAAGGAGACTTTTTTACGGAAACTGTTGTCAGGGGACTTGAAGACAGAGGAAGAGCTTCTGCAATCCCGTTTTTTCCTGCCAGGGGAGGCTGTTCCGAATGTGGTCTGTTTTATCCAGGGATTCGTCCGCTGTCCGGCTAAACGGATACAGGAAGGCTGGCAGTCGTCGATGGTGATCCAGGAATTTTTAAAAAAGCAGTTTGAAGGGTATCAGCTCACCTTCCTGTCATATAGGAAACATCTGCTCATGCTGCTCCAGGTGCCATCAGAGTATGGTTCTTTAAGGCATTGGAAAGAGGGTGAGGAGCGTATCCTTGGGACGATTGAGTCTCTGGAAAATGAATACGGGATACAGCTTTATATTGGTGTAGGCTCGGTTTATCGCGAGCCGCTGCTGCTGCACCACTCATACAAAGAAGCGTGCAAAGCCAGACGGACATCGCCATACGAAAGACTACAGCTCCGCTATTTTGAGGAAATATCGAAGGACATACAAATTCAAAGGTGCGCTGATTACATTTCCCAGTACTGTACGGAGGACTTGTCCATCAAGCAAGTTGCCGACCAGATTAACCTGAGCGTGCCATACTTCAGTCGCATCTTTAAACAAGAAACCGGACGAAACTTCGTCGAGTATGTCACCTTTGTCCGCATGCAGCGTGCTGTCTGGATGCTGCGCCACACCGACCACACAGTGGAGGCCATCGCAGAAGAACTGGGGTATAACACCCCCAACTACTTCAGCGGGACCTTCAAAAAATATGTTGGTCTGTCACCAAGGGATTACAGGGCGACCGAGGAGATTATTTTTGTTTAGGGGGCCAATCGGTGAACTTCAAAGAGAGATTCTATTATTTAAGATATTTTTTTGATGGATATTATAATCAGTCGTATGAGGATCGTTTAGAAGATCGGTTCAAGGATTTTATTGATTTAGAAAACGAAGAATTCCATAATAAGCTAAAAAAAGAAATCTTAGTTCTTGAACAGATTTATTATCAAAAAGATTTAGGAACCTGGCAAAAGATTGATGAATTGGTTCATGAGGATAGTTTAAGATATCTTCACTATAAAGATGGTTTGGAATTCATCACAATCGCAAAAAAATGTTTATTATAATATAAAAGGAGTTTTCTTTCCAATTATCCTGGAAGAAAACTCCTTTTATATTATGCCAGCTGCTGCTCGGCAAATTCCCTATACAAATCATGAGTTCGAACCAATTCCTGGTGAGTGCCGATCCCGGTGACTCTTCCTTTTTCGATAAAAACGATCTTATCAGCATTGACGATGGTAGAGAGTCTGTGCGCGATGACGAATGTCGTCCGGCCTTCCATCAGGCGGGTCAATGCTTGCTGGACGATGCCTTCTGACTGGCTGTCGAGGCTTGCTGTAGCTTCGTCCATCATCAAAATTTTCGGATCACGCAGGAAGGCGCGGGCGATGGCGATGCGCTGCCTTTGGCCCCCGGATAGCTTGACGCCACGTTCGCCGACTTCGGTATCGAGCCCTTTTGGAAAATCTGCGATGAATTGGTCTGCATAGGCCATTTTTGCGACTTCCCACAGACGTTCATCGGGAATTTGATCACCATTTTCGAGTCCGTAATACAGGTTTTCGCGGATGGTACCGGCCATCATCGCGCTTTCCTGGGATACATAGCCGATTTGGTTGCGCCACGAGTTAAGCGATAGTTGCTGGATCGGAGTGTCACCAATCCTGATTTCTCCTTTTATCGGTTCATAAAAACGTTCAATCAGCCCGAACATGGTTGTCTTCCCGCCGCCGCTCGGTCCGACGAAAGCCACCATCTGTCCTGGCTGCGCGTCCAATGAGACTCCCTCAATGACAGGCTCTTCCTCACTGTAGGCAAAGCTGACATCCTCGATGGTGATTGGCAGGTTGGTAATATCTTTTTCGATGCCATCCTGTCCTTCTTCAAGGTGCTGGTCGAGAATTTCGATGATCCTTTCTGTCGCACCTTTCGCTCTTTGCAGCTGGGTAAAGAACATCGCGAACGAAGTGATCGGCATGATGATCTGGAATAAATAAAGCAGGAAGGCGATGAGCGCACCTGTCGACATGGTTCCATTCACAACGCGCATTCCGCCGTATGCGATGATGATGACGATGACGACCATGATCATCAGCTGCATGACTGGACCAATCAACGCGAATATTTGTGCTTCCTTCAACCCGAAGTTGAATAGCTTATCAATTCCGTTATACCCATTGTCTTCTTCGATTTTTTCAGCCGTCGAGGCTTTCATTAGGCGAATTTCACCGAGTGTCTGGGTGATATGTCCGGTGAAAATGGCTGTCTCATCCTGCAATCCACGCGCGATTTTGGCCATTTTCCTGCCAAGGGGCATCATAATGGCGAGGGTAAGCGGCACGGAAATGAGCATGAGCAAGGTCATTTTCCAGTCCATCACCAGCAGAATCACAACAGCACCGATGATTGAAATAATTCCTGTTGCGAAATTCGGGAAATGGTTCGTGATCAGTTCTTTGACAATACTCGTATCATTGACGATCCGGCTGACCGTTTCACCGCTGGACTGCTTGTCAAAATAGCGGACGGGCATACGGATCAGTTTCGACCACATCCGTTCGCGCAGCCTCGCCACGACCTTTTGGCCAACATAGCTGAGCAGGTAGATGGAAATCCCACTGATGATTGCCTGAATGATGAAGGCGGCACCAATTGCAATCACGAGCGGAACGCTGATCGCCTCAACAGAAAAACCATCAACCAGGTTTTTCGTCAGCAGCGGAACAACCAGGCCAGCCAGGGTAGTGATGATACTCGCAGCCAGCCCGGTAAAAAGAGCAGCCTTCGGAATATTTGTCGATAAAATCAAATTGAGGAAAGGCTTTAAGCTTGTTTGCTGTTTCTCCATTACTATTCTCCTGTTCTTTCTGGATAAATCCATCATAAACCACTTTCAGCATAGATGGAAATATGGGTGTAAGACATAAATAGACATGATAATCGCCTCTTTTACCTTTAAAAATAAACAAGCAGTCAGTTGCTTGCATATGATGAAGGTGAACAATAGTTTGGAGGTGAAGCATATGAGTAACGGTGTTCATGCTGCTTGCAGCGTGTTCGAATTGTTTCTTGGAGTCCTGCTTGGGGTAGGATTGATTCTATTGTCTTACTTTGGACTGATCGGTTTTGTCTTTGGCGGAGCTGCATTGGCTGGTACTATAAGCACAATTGTAGGGATTATTGGATTTATCGTGGTCATCCTGTTTGCCTACTGCATTATAAGAAGGTTATGGCGTTGTTGTTTTGGCGGCGGATGCTAAACGCTTAAAAAAGATTGAAAAAACAGTCTCTTTTTGGAGGCTGTTTTTTTTTGGCCCTCTCAATGCAGGGGAAGGCCTTTCTTAAGATAATACTCCCAGTAAATTATAAAATTGGGTAATTTTGAAACTTTTTACATACCATTCTCGTAAAAGGTAAGGCGAAAGGCTTAAAAAAGAATGGGAGTGTAATGGAATGGAACAAGAAATGAAAAGCAAAACCGAGAAACCGAGTTTAATAGGGATGTTCTGGAGTCCGGGAGAGCAGTTTGACCGGATACGCCAGAATCCGAAGATTTGGGTCCCGCTGATTTTAGTGAGTGTCCTGTATGCCATTGGCATGTATTTGATGACATTGTCAATGGATGCCTCTTACCTTGGGCTTGATGGAATGAGTGAGGAAGAAGCCGCCATGGTGATGGCTTTTTCAAAGATTACGGTTGCAATCACAGGAATCCTGACACCAGTGTTCGTCGTGCTGATATCGAGTGCGATTTATATGATTTTTACAAAAATCGCCGGATCTGATGTTACATTCAAGCAGTTATTTTCAATGAATACACATATCATGATCATCGGTGCTGCCGGTCTGTTATTGAATATGATACTTAGGGCAGCTATTGGCGGAAATCCGGAAATTTTCATTACAAGTCTTGCTGGATTGATGAACAGTGACAAGCCTGGAGTCCTTGGATCAATCGAGGTATTTTCTATCTGGCAGTCGATTTTGACAGCGATCGGGCTTCACCGTGTTGCGGGGTTGTCAAAAGGATGGGCATGGGGCATTGCCATCGTTTTCTTCCTGATTGGAATCGGGTTTGCGATTCTGGGGGCCATGTTCTCTAACACTATGGGTGTCTAATCATGAATAAGAAGATTTGGATTGCCATTGGCGTAGCCAGCCTGGTTCTGCTGATGGCCGGGGTGAGCATTTACAGGCAGGCTTTTGCAAAGGGGCCTGAAGTGAAGGTGGTCAATCCGGCGAAGGAAGAAATTGCGGATGAGATCATGATCCCGGGAACCGTCGTACTCGAAGAAGAACAGAAAGTTTATGCTTCACCAGATAAAGGCAAGCTGGCTGAGATTCTGGTGAAAGAAGGCGAAACGGTCAAAAAAGGGGATGTGTTGGCAAAGTATGATGCCAGCGCTTTGAATCTGGAACTGGAGCGAGTCAAACTTCAGGCGGAATCAGGCTACTTGCGAATCAATCAACTGGATAAAAAGATAAAAGACGTACGGGAAAAGGAATCTGAGCTCAGCAAGCAAATAGGTAAAAAAGCTGCAAAAGAACAGACAGATGCCGAAATCGACCAGCTTGAGGGTGAAAAAAAGCTGGCGAATATTGACCTCAGACAGGTGCTGCTCCAACAGAAGGACGCAGAAGCACGCTTGCTGGATTTGGAGATTAAGAGTTTGATAGATGGCATTGTCCTTCAGGTGAATGAGGAAAGCCCAGCAGACCCTGCGGCTGCAGTGAAGCCAGTGATTCACATTGGGAATCTTGATGCTAAAGGAGCATCCGGTTATTTATCCGAGTTTGACAGTATGAAGGTAAAAGAAGGGCAGAAGGTCAAGCTTCGATCAGATGTCCTGCCGGATCAAGAATGGAATGGTGTCGTCGATGACATTGCTGTTTTCCCGGAAGAGACGCAGGCTCAGGCATTGAGTGAGAGTACTGCCGCACAATATCCAATCAGGGTGAAAGCCAGAGGCATGGATTTGAAGCCAGGATTCCAGCTGATCATGGAAATCGAGACAGAACGGAAAGAGGCGCTGACTGTTCCCGCGGAGGCTGTCCTGACTGACAAGGATACAGTCTATGTATTCCTTGTAAAAGAAGGCAAAAGCCACAAGCAGGAAATTGAGACAGGAATCGCCTTTGGCAGCAAAATGGAAGTCATCAGTGGTTTGAGCGAGGAAGATCAGGTTATTGCCAATCCGTCCGACAACTTGAAGGATGGAATGGAAGTGGATGTAAAATGATTGAGCTGAAACAAATTACGAAATCCTTTGAAGTGGGCAGGGAAACGATTGATGTCCTAAAAGGAATCGATTTGAGGATCCAGGCAGGAGAATCGGTCGCCATCATGGGACCGTCGGGTTCGGGCAAATCGACCTTGATGAACATCATTGGCTGCCTTGATAAACCGACAGCCGGTGAGTATGAACTGGCTGGTGAAAATGTCTCGCGCTATTTGGATGCTGAACTGGCGAAGGTCAGAAACCAATCGATCGGATTTGTATTTCAGCAATTCCATCTGTTGCCAAGGCTGACGGCGCTCCAGAATGTCGAGCTGCCGATGATTTATAGCGGTGTTTCGAAAAAGGAGCGACTGGAAAGGGCAAGGGCTGCTCTCGAAAAGGTTGGGCTTGGCGACCGGATGGACCATCTCCCGAATGCCTTGTCCGGCGGGCAAAAGCAACGTGTCGCCATTGCCAGGGCTATCGTGAATGAACCAAAAATCATCCTTGCCGATGAGCCGACCGGCGCTCTGGATACGAAAACGAGCGAGACGATCATGGAGCTTTTTACCGGTTTGAATGAGGAGGGTTCCACGATTGTCCTTGTTACGCACGAGCCGGAAGTCGCAGAATATGCGCAGCGGACAATCATGGTCAGGGATGGTCTGATTGTTTCTTCCACACCAGCTGGAAGGGGGATGCGCTCATGAATATGATGGAAAATCTCCGGATGGCACTCGGATCGCTGAAGGCACACAAGATGCGCTCGATTTTAACCATGATCGGCATCATCATCGGCGTTGGGGCAGTCATCATTGTTGTTGCCATCGGCCAGGGCGGGGAAGCGATGCTGAAAACGCAGCTGACTGGTCCGGGCAACACGATTGAGCTGTTTTACCAGCCGTCTGATGAAGAAATTCAAGCCAATCCGAATATTTTCAATGAAGCCCCATTTCAACAGGAAGATATTCGCGCGCTGGAAAAAATACCGGAAATCAAGCAGGTGGTGGCATCGAGTTCCCAGCTTTCAAAAGCTTCCTTCGGCGAAGACACAGTGGACGCTTCCACAACTGGAGTGAGCCAGGCCTTTTTCGAAATGAATGATATCAAGGCGGAAAAAGGCAGAAGCTTCACCGCAGCTGATTTCCTTGGCGGCAGAAGGGTGGGGATTGTCAGTTATTCAATGCAGGAGGAATTGTTCGGTGGCGAATCGCCAGTCGGAAAGGTGATCCGCATCGGTGCCCAGCCGATCGAAATCGTCGGCGTACTGGAAAAACCGACTGGACTGTTCGCGTTTGGGACCATGCAAATATATGTTCCAAGTAAAACCTGGCAGATCATTTACGGCAAAAGCGATTTTAACCAGGTGACACTTCAGGCCGCATCCGCCGACGAGCTGCAGATCGCCGGCAAAAAGGCGGCAGACCTGTTGAATAAAATGCATGACACCGAGGAATCGTACATGGTCATCAACATGGAGGAAATGGCCGAGGGAATCGGCAAAATCACCAAGGTGATGACTTTGATCATCGGAAGCATCGCCGGAATCTCCCTGTTTGTCGGCGGCATTGGCGTCATGAATATCATGCTCGTCTCCGTAACCGAGCGAACGAGGGAAATCGGCATCAGGAAGGCACTTGGCGCGACCAGGTCGCAAATCATGACCCAGTTCCTGATTGAATCCGTCACGCTGACACTGATTGGCGGGGTGCTCGGCATCCTGGTAGGATGGGGTTCCGCCTCACTGATTTCCTTTTTTGCCGGCTGGCCGTCGCTAGTATCCTGGCAGGTCGTCACCGGAGCCATGCTGTTCTCGATGATCATCGGCATCGTTTTCGGACTGCTGCCGGCCAACAAAGCATCAAGACTCGACCCAATTGAGTCATTGAGATATGAATAGACATGCAGCGGGTGCCGTAATCGCGGTTCTGTTAGGAATAAATGCAGCGGGTGCCGTTTCGCGGTCCCGATGTATGATAAATTCGGAAACGTGCAGCTGTCTTGCTGTCTATTATATTCTGAAAAAGTGCAGCGGCTGCCTGAAAAGGTCTCCGCTGCATTTTTAACTGGAAAAAATCGATCATAATTTCCATTTCGCTATATAAATCAGAAAATCGCTATAAAAAGGAAAACTCGCTATATTAATTGGAAAGTCGCTATAAAAAAGAGATTCTCGCTATATAAATCAAAAAATCGCTATATAAAAATTTTTCGGGTAAGATATTCCTTCCTTATATAGATATCCTCAGCAGATTAGTAATATATTTCATGAATATTGACTCGATCCTAAGGTTTTTTACAAAAAAGGGGTGAACGTAATGACTTGCCATTATTTTATCGCAACAATGAGGCCGATTGAAGAATTCCATGTGAACGGACAGGATGATCCTTTTATAAGTGGTGAGGCGTACAAGAAGGAACTGCCGTTTTCTCTTCCATATGTGTATGAATACGGAGGCGAGGGCCCTGAGTTCATCTCGTTTCTGGATGATTTCATGGAATTTGGCGATGTTGTTGAGTTTTATATATATGAAGAAGGGAAGCGGGGGAGGCCTTTGTCTATCAATCTTCCCGAAGAAGCCCGGACGATCAATCTATTGAAAAAGACCTATAAAGATGAAAATGGTGAATACCGGCTG
The window above is part of the Mesobacillus jeotgali genome. Proteins encoded here:
- a CDS encoding peptide-methionine (S)-S-oxide reductase, which codes for MEIVYFAGGCLWGVQAFIKTLPGVQFTEAGRANGTSQTLDGEYDGYAECVKTGFDPKVVTMKELMGYFFEIIDPYSLNKQGQDVGEKYRTGVYSEKPEHLIEAKAFISERNDHDLIVVEVLPLTNYVRSAEEHQDRLARCPNDYCHIPEEILSRYK
- a CDS encoding CBO0543 family protein, producing MKIFIVTVILVLLVALKMPRKRTRHELLATIQFALLMNFVTDLYLDLKYKLYWYFDKEQIEWLYLAVAVGEIAVLVIVFNYFPLKSNAIKRFIYILGWTCILVLLELYAVYIRVLHYGEWNILYSAVVYFISLYILYFVLEYTADRRETQ
- a CDS encoding HEAT repeat domain-containing protein, with product MIVDGLGKYKDKRVIPVLVGLLEDKDVQGHALSALSKFKDPELITYIKPFVNHEITWIRNTAKRAISKFEKLSNE
- a CDS encoding cation acetate symporter, with protein sequence MSTFLEPKFLLTLILMGTIVYITYLTKRSATASDYFVGGRSFGWFTNGSAIGGDYLSAATFLGIAGLTYQLGYDGAYYAFCFSIGLTLLAIFVAGPLRRFGAYTVADFLAYRFHSRRARLAAVAVVLAISGFYAAPQLLGAAQILSMFFGTSYEFGIIFTCSVMIFYVGIGGMKGTTLNQALELWIRLGAFLLMVGAAIWGGLHYQDILASINEFKGTITGTASFTSDGKDIPFDGSVWTGTGNYFPSFWQTISMTIGLSLGTIGLPHILLRFYTNPSAKAARRSALMAIGIASAFFLFAVYLGVVGRSIFLTGDADPAVMKDLFAGGNNMVVPSTAQALGGEWLLGLVIAGAFAAVFSNLSGLFIASSGALAHDLYATFFRKNITEKERVIAGKASIIVLGVLYGILGLMVKEASIGHLVALAFTVAASTFTPIFILGIWWRGMTEKGAIAGLVLGLVSSMYMIFFKTTLPEFLQFNVPGIITVPIGFLSVYIVSKLDRKVPSDVNEFMKQVHSKESEAA
- a CDS encoding helix-turn-helix domain-containing protein, producing MHSIWLGVEDEGEYGKLAAWILEECQENCKLVGEENDIHIAIIEVNKWHDWVKIHRFRKRSKSCRIIPLLDPSLLHTSPLAIEFKLTYLLVKSVKQRIFLRTLKRAVEEIESENTRFAETEEVFHHFHSEQALGRNALPFKETFLRKLLSGDLKTEEELLQSRFFLPGEAVPNVVCFIQGFVRCPAKRIQEGWQSSMVIQEFLKKQFEGYQLTFLSYRKHLLMLLQVPSEYGSLRHWKEGEERILGTIESLENEYGIQLYIGVGSVYREPLLLHHSYKEACKARRTSPYERLQLRYFEEISKDIQIQRCADYISQYCTEDLSIKQVADQINLSVPYFSRIFKQETGRNFVEYVTFVRMQRAVWMLRHTDHTVEAIAEELGYNTPNYFSGTFKKYVGLSPRDYRATEEIIFV
- a CDS encoding ABC transporter ATP-binding protein; this encodes MEKQQTSLKPFLNLILSTNIPKAALFTGLAASIITTLAGLVVPLLTKNLVDGFSVEAISVPLVIAIGAAFIIQAIISGISIYLLSYVGQKVVARLRERMWSKLIRMPVRYFDKQSSGETVSRIVNDTSIVKELITNHFPNFATGIISIIGAVVILLVMDWKMTLLMLISVPLTLAIMMPLGRKMAKIARGLQDETAIFTGHITQTLGEIRLMKASTAEKIEEDNGYNGIDKLFNFGLKEAQIFALIGPVMQLMIMVVIVIIIAYGGMRVVNGTMSTGALIAFLLYLFQIIMPITSFAMFFTQLQRAKGATERIIEILDQHLEEGQDGIEKDITNLPITIEDVSFAYSEEEPVIEGVSLDAQPGQMVAFVGPSGGGKTTMFGLIERFYEPIKGEIRIGDTPIQQLSLNSWRNQIGYVSQESAMMAGTIRENLYYGLENGDQIPDERLWEVAKMAYADQFIADFPKGLDTEVGERGVKLSGGQRQRIAIARAFLRDPKILMMDEATASLDSQSEGIVQQALTRLMEGRTTFVIAHRLSTIVNADKIVFIEKGRVTGIGTHQELVRTHDLYREFAEQQLA
- a CDS encoding ABC transporter, with product MSNGVHAACSVFELFLGVLLGVGLILLSYFGLIGFVFGGAALAGTISTIVGIIGFIVVILFAYCIIRRLWRCCFGGGC
- a CDS encoding Yip1 family protein, which codes for MEQEMKSKTEKPSLIGMFWSPGEQFDRIRQNPKIWVPLILVSVLYAIGMYLMTLSMDASYLGLDGMSEEEAAMVMAFSKITVAITGILTPVFVVLISSAIYMIFTKIAGSDVTFKQLFSMNTHIMIIGAAGLLLNMILRAAIGGNPEIFITSLAGLMNSDKPGVLGSIEVFSIWQSILTAIGLHRVAGLSKGWAWGIAIVFFLIGIGFAILGAMFSNTMGV
- a CDS encoding efflux RND transporter periplasmic adaptor subunit — its product is MNKKIWIAIGVASLVLLMAGVSIYRQAFAKGPEVKVVNPAKEEIADEIMIPGTVVLEEEQKVYASPDKGKLAEILVKEGETVKKGDVLAKYDASALNLELERVKLQAESGYLRINQLDKKIKDVREKESELSKQIGKKAAKEQTDAEIDQLEGEKKLANIDLRQVLLQQKDAEARLLDLEIKSLIDGIVLQVNEESPADPAAAVKPVIHIGNLDAKGASGYLSEFDSMKVKEGQKVKLRSDVLPDQEWNGVVDDIAVFPEETQAQALSESTAAQYPIRVKARGMDLKPGFQLIMEIETERKEALTVPAEAVLTDKDTVYVFLVKEGKSHKQEIETGIAFGSKMEVISGLSEEDQVIANPSDNLKDGMEVDVK
- a CDS encoding ABC transporter ATP-binding protein translates to MIELKQITKSFEVGRETIDVLKGIDLRIQAGESVAIMGPSGSGKSTLMNIIGCLDKPTAGEYELAGENVSRYLDAELAKVRNQSIGFVFQQFHLLPRLTALQNVELPMIYSGVSKKERLERARAALEKVGLGDRMDHLPNALSGGQKQRVAIARAIVNEPKIILADEPTGALDTKTSETIMELFTGLNEEGSTIVLVTHEPEVAEYAQRTIMVRDGLIVSSTPAGRGMRS